The Triticum aestivum cultivar Chinese Spring unplaced genomic scaffold, IWGSC CS RefSeq v2.1 scaffold60258, whole genome shotgun sequence genomic sequence ACAAATATTgaatacaatagatgaactagggtttgagatgagatggtgcatttgaagatgttgatgaagattggtcctctcacaatgagaggattgttggtaaTGACGATTgcttcaatttccccctctcgAAGGGAAGTTTTCAAGGCGGAATCACTCCGCCGAAGAGCATAAGTGCTCCTACCAGATTCCGCCTCGAGACGACAGTGCTTCAGCTCGAAACCCTTCTTCCgatatttttctaggtcaaatggtagcatataggagaagatggtcccTGGAGGCCTAGCAGGGGCGCTACAACCTtgggggcgctccctagggggtagggcgtgcacCCTAGGCTTCTCActtcctggtgggtccccttctagTATTCTTTCTCCAGCatattttatatattccaaaataaatctccgtcaattttcaggttatttggagttgtgcagaataggtatcttttGATATAGCcctttctggtccagaattccaCCTGCCGGCAATCTCCCTTTTTATGTGAAAcatgcaaaataagagagaaaaaacACAAGACTattatcataaagtgaaataacaatccataatgcgataaatatatataggaaaacatgatgcaaaatggaagtatcaacgAGCCACCTGATGGTGGGACCGTTGAGCATTCCGCTGAAACTGAGCCGTGATCACATACTACTCCTCCACTATCGGGATAGTGTTGCAGCCCAGCTTGGCCTCCAAGCTAAGCAGATGTAGATTCTTCCTGGCATCAGCCTCCAACAACTCCTGGTCATGCATCTTCTGATCCTCGCCGTCCACTGGAATGGTCAGATCGTGTTTGCCAACGAAGGACGAGCGATGACCTTCATATCCCCTGATAGCACACACTTTCGGCAACCTCCTCCTGGACGATGATCTCCAAACACCCCGTTAGTTGTCATCTACTGCATCCTCCACCCGCTCCTTGTCAGAATCCTCCTCCCGCTCCTGCTCGTCGTCagaatcctcttcctcctcctcctcctcctcctcctcctcctcctcctccttcttgtcagaatcctcttcctcctcatcctccttatcagaatcctctccctcctcctcctcgtcagaaTCATCTTCGTCCTCCTCATCGTCGGCATCCTCCTATTAAGTTTCCTCGTCGATGATGTCAATAATACGCAAATTCACCATTCCTTACGGCTGTGGATTTGCTAACGAGAGGCGGGAGCGATAATCGTACCAGCATGCTCGTTGTTGAGGATCCGACGAATCCATCGCTTCTGCCATTCACCAAAGGAGAACCTCCATTGATATTGCGCCCTTCTCTTCAGGAATCATCCGCTCCAGTTCGACTGATGTCACTTCAAAGGTTAGCCCAGCGAGTGCAACTCGAGAGCTTTTTTGCTTGGAAACCAGGAGCATATTTCCTTGCACTCGGCCAACAACTCCTCGCCTCCGGCACAAAATTCTTCCATTTCTCTCTTCCGTCCAAGTACAACTAGCAATCTATTAAAGCACAAAATTTGCAAATCAAATTATTAAAAAAGAAATCGATTATAAGGATCGAAATTACCACATAACCTAAAATGGGCTCCTATGAACGGATcataatatatatttttattaaaCTAGCTGCCACTATCACGAATCCAATCCTAAAAAGACTTTCATAACGTTTGCAAGTTGGAGCAGCTCAACGAACAACAATTCAATCGCCCAATCGCCCGTTCAATCGAATGATCCTAATTATTAGGGTTCCTATTAGAAACGTGCATGTCGCCCAACTATATCGGATGGTTCCTGCTAGCTGCGACGTATCACCAGATCGCTTCACCATTGGAGCTAAGGCATACGGTCGAGTAGGCGGCGGGACTGCTAGGGTATGGCGGCGCGGGACTGCTACGCGAACAACGACATCGGCAGAGAGTGGGGATGCGGCTGCTCACTCGGGGCTAGGCTATTTTAGGCAAAAGAAAGCGATAGCTCACATATCCCAGATCCCACTTCGTCATAAGCGGTCACAACCATGGACCACCTACCATACGCGGCCCGCATGTCCAAAGAACTgtgccccacatgtcagtaacTGAGCGGTAACTATCAACTGGCTTGACCGGCGACAAAGCTCTGTTTTGGCTTTTGTGAGAATGAGGCGAGTGGTGGAGGGGAAAAGTGGGGAAAGTTAGATGATATGGGCACAGAAATTCAAAACCCAATAAAAAATATGGACAAAAATATGATACTATGTTTTTTAATAATTATGTTCACAAAGACATCGTACTCACACTGACCAACTGTGGAGTAGTTGAGTGTATTGATGATGGTGAGGTCGACAAGTGAACTATACCAGTCTCATGGGTGCATGTGGTATTGGTCGTACAGGGCTTGGGAGTAACTACCTTGTCTTACCTTTTCCCCTTGTCACATTTTAAAAATTCATTAATACCATATTCAGATCTGCATTTTGATTGTTGATTTAATTTATATGAAGACAAGAATTTCGGGTAAATAGCCATACGTACATAGCACTAAGTAAAGTATAAACAATATTTCGAAAGTGGCTTGGCCACTTTGGTGCACCCGGATCCAATTTGGAATATGTGTGCGCCATGCCGCTGCTATTGGGACTATGTACTATGATACACATCCAACGCTTTTTTAACCGCACCAGTGATACATGGAGTCATCTGCGAGCTATGATATTTTTTTTCAGCCACACATACAACATCAATAATATTGAAACACGGGATTCCTATTTCTAATGATCGCGCCATACTTGGTCGAATTGTATTGTACCACCAAATGCAAAAAATCAATAATTCAAACAGTTTTgccaaagcacatctagatgtgccgtaagtattgcacatctaaatcctaTATCTCAACTAATTCAAAAGCTATACTAGTCACGCCCATGTTATTTTGGTTGGCACATCGAGCTCGTCAAATTGTATGTAAGCACCGTCCAAACATGGACCGAATTAATGTGCCATAAAATGTAGATATGTGTCGTAGCATTGGAAGCATTAATGCGGCAACGCCAACCTCTGCTGCCAATGTCTTCAAAATGTGTCTTTTTCCTTCTCCGGGCTCTCTTTTCATACACACTTCCCAACTTGTATGCTACAAGAAATCCACATAGCCTACATCAATTTTGTATTGTTGAATATACTAGTACGAGATGTTGAAATCTCATAGGAGTGCCAAGATGCATCTTTCTATAATTTCGATGCATAAGGGTAGGAGGCATGAGAAACATAGCAATATTAAGGGAACTGCAAATTTGTGAAAGTTAGTCTCACGACGTTGTTTCTTAGAGCTATGTCCCTAACATTGTGCTCCCTCCAATCCTAACTAGTGcctatttttttttcaattttcccCTCAATACTCTGCGTGGTCCAGCGATTCAGCGATAGTTTCCTATCATGCCCCTGTTTTAGGTTCGCATGCAATGTCTCATAATTACTCGCATGCAGAGAGATAGGTTTATGCAGGCATGCAGGAAATAAAATCTGCAGGCCCATGGAAAAATAGTCAAGAAAATATCTTGTTGGCACTAAGGCAGACGAAATGATAAagaactagatgatgccccgcgtgTTGCTGCGAGAACTCTTAGTCCTACGCATATATGATAATACATAAATTGGATTCCTATGTTTGCATAGTAGATATATGATCTTAAGATAGTGAAATGTGCATTATGTGATACTTTTATTAAATATAGTGGTACGGCATAATTAAtctgatataatttacatacatACCAATGTATATATACACATTAAGTACAGAGATTCTAAATTGGAGATGACATAAAACATTATATACAAATTGTCATTTTGAGATACTTACTATGTATTGTCTGGTGACTCCTGTTGTAAATCAATCTTCTGCACTTTACTACGTAAGTTGTATGTAGTATACCAAGTAGGTATTACAGAAGTTTATAGCAGGAAGCATTAAGACAATCTGCCAGAGCACAATCAACCAAATTTAAAAAAGTTGAGTGGAAATAACACTACCTGAGAAATCAAATGCATAatagagaaaacacattttttttacgGAGCAGAGGAAACTAAATACGCATTTACGCTCCTGGTTTCAATCCAGGGCTTCAAAGCTTGTGTGGAGTCATCTAGCACCTCCCTACAAAGAAGCATGAGTATTAAATTAGATAAGACAATTTGATAACAATACAGAAGAACAAACAGTGACCATGCATGGTTGGGATAGCAAATAATACGGATACTCATTCAAATATGTGTGTCAAAAAACAATCGGCAAACCATGTAGGAACAACCTGACATGAATCAACTGGCATGAGAGTGGGAGATACATAAGGAACTCCACCTGTATGACCCGACACACAGGTCCATGAGGAAATATTAACAGCCCCGTGTggtaattttgatagatataattaGGTATTAAGGTAAGGGATTAGTTACCGGCTCATGGGCGTCATCAGCACCATCGAAGGGAAGGTGCTCCCGAACGACACCAAAATGCGTGTCGGCGCATGGTGAATTACGTGCCCTTCTCCACGGGGGCGGATCGAGTACAATTGGGGATCCGACACTGCTATCTTCCTGCAAGCGGTGGATCAGAGACAACCGGACGTTATGCAATGCGTTGCCGTTCAAGTTCAAGGCGTTCCGGCTCTGACTATGCAAGGACTCGGTGTACCTGTAGATGAAGATGTCGTTGGCCATTCTGTGCGGGTTCTTTAGGTTACTTGATGACCACCTTCTCCATGGCACACGACCTGAAGTTTCACATCTCCAGGATGCATTTGTTTGGTGTAGAAGATGGAGATAATCTGTCGTAGAAGATAAAGAAAGTCATGGAAAATCAGTTGGTAGGGGAATTAATTGGGGTGATGAAGGAGATTTTCTGCCATATACTGCTAGAAGATAAANNNNNNNNNNNNNNNNNNNNNNNNNNNNNNNNNNNNNNNNNNNNNNNNNNNNNNNNNNNNNNNNNNNNNNNNNNNNNNNNNNNNNNNNNNNNNNNNNNNNNNNNNNNNNNNNNNNNNNNNNNNNNNNNNNNNNNNNNNNNNNNNNNNNNNNNNNNNNNNNNNNNNNNNNNNNNNNNNNNNNNNNNNNNNNNNNNNNNNNNNNNNNNNNNNNNNNNNNNNNNNNNNNNNNNNNNNNNNNNNNNNNNNNNNNNNNNNNNNNNNNNNNNNNNNNNNNNNNNNNNNNNNNNNNNNNNNNNNNNNNNNNNNNNNNNNNNNNNNNNNNNNNNNNNNNNNNNNNNNNNNNNNNNNNNNNNNNNNNNNNNNNNNNNNNNNNNNNNNNNNNNNNNNNNNNNNNNNNNNTCGGGAGAGATAGGGAAACGTTGGGGCTAACTGCGGATGGGCCTTGTGGAGCATGGAGTAATTAGTGTGTGATTACCATAAAACAAAAAATGGTTGTTAATATAGATAGTTTGTAAGATTAACTGAAACAACAAAAATAAGTGATAACATAGATGCAACATATATATACAATGCCATATATACCTTTTTAAATTTTCAGTAAAAAATGACATGAAATAAAAAAAACGTGTAACTGATAGTAGTACTATAGGAGGTGAATAAACCTCTCAAGTACGACATGAAATAACTTGTTGCTACCCACACGTTGTGTTTTCTTATTTATACATCATATCACGTGCTTTCTTTACAAAGTGATCCCGTGGATCAAGCAACTCAAAACACACACATGTTCATCTATAATTTCCAGGCGTTCTTTATACGAACCTCTTGAAACATGGCTTATTGCTATCGATTCGATGATCCCTATAGGGTGCGGTTAGCGAGAGTTCATTACTGAGGACAGACAGACTGGCAAAACAACAGTAGCCACAGATACATTTCTCAAGAAAAAAGGGAAGGATGTAAGAAAAACGAGAGCGAGCCTTCACGAAAGAAAATGCAAGTGAAAGAGAATTGTAAAAATGTCCTAAAAGTGGTGGTTGTTTTCTTTATGGATCGGGTAGATCCATATTTTCTGAGGGGGAGACGCTACCACTACTACAACCACTATCACTATCACTACCACTACCATCACCaccactactactcctactactatcAATGGCACGCTTTGGGGTTGGTAAGAATATGGTCATTATTGTAGTTTGTCGATAGTGGACTTGAATGCTTTGCACTTTCATTTTTTGCTCGCTTCGTCATAACTTGGGTCTTTTATGACTTCTTTATTGGCCAGcaaatttgtgtgtgtgtgtgtgtgtgtgtgtgtgtgcgcgcgcgcgtgcgtgcgtgcgtgcgtgtgtgtgtgtgtgtgtgtgccttcatctTGGCTGTGTTCATTCTATCTGTGgagctcattgtgtttgtattatctcaatgcttcattttgagtcattAAATTCAGTCTTCGTCGGAAAAAACCAAAGGTGAGGGACATGATCGACATAAATTACTTGTCTATCATATATTACTTCTACAATTTTTTCAGTTGCAATGCCCAGTTACCTTACCAGTGTCTGCTGACAAATGGCTAATAAATAGCAGTTTTACTACCAGTATGACTCAAATATAATGCTCATCACATCTCTTAAAATTTAAACCCGTAAGAGATCCTCTGCATTCACTTTATTTCTGTCGTATCTCACGGTTGTTATGTGGAATAAAATATCAGGAGAAATGATTATAAGTATAAACAATATACTGGAAGTGTACATGGTAAAACATACAATAAAATCTCGGTTCTACACACAAAGGGAGTGAAAGTAAAAACAACCATAGTAGTAGTACAATAGTGCCTGGCCATGCAGAGCTAGCTCAGCGTACGCACGCCTTTCTCCCTCACATGAAGATCAGATCGGAGCCTTTATTCATATGTATTCGTGACCTCAGCATACTCAGCGGCGCTGGATGGCGCTATAGGCGGCAGCCATGGTGGGCAGTGGACAGTGGTTGATCAGCGAATCTTAGAGCAGTCGACGGTGGCGCTGATGGCATAGGGGACGCTGACGCCGCACTTGGAGGGGATGCCGGCGGCCTTGCCAGCGTTGAGCCCACCGGCAGCGCTCTTGATGCACTTGCACGCCGCTTGCTTGTCAGCGGTGCTCCGGGCTGCGCCGGCCAGACTCCTGACGCCACTGCAGCAGGCCGCAGGCGGGTTAGCGCCGTTGCCACGGGCATAGGAGATGCACGGGCTCAAGGCCGGGCTGACCTGACCGCAGGAGATGGCCGCATCGGTGGCTATGAGGAGCATAGCGGCCACCATGGCGACCAGCACGAGTTGAGTAGCTGCACCGCGAGCCATCCCTATCGAGTTTGCAGCAGTAGTGGTGTTGAGCTCTGCACGGCGGCGCGGCCCCCTCCTCGTgtctccctcccctcgccgccgccccagcgTGCTGGCGGGCAAATCCCGGCCAGAtcgggtggcggcggggcctcttcCTCCACCGCGCGGCGCAGGATAGCGCGGGCCATCCTTGTTGTGCGGCGGCGCGACGCTGGCCCAGGGCGCGGCGGCGCAGCAATGGCGGCCCGTGACGGGGGCGTGGCTTGCTGGCGGCAGCGCGGGTGGCTGGGTCAGGCTGGGGGCGTGCCCcgatcccggcggcggcggcgtgtgggCTCGGTCCAGATCCGCCGCGGCTGCGGCTCAGGTGCTCTGGGCCCTGGCTCCCCCAGGTGGTGGCCTGCTCCGGTGGTTTCCCCTGCTGCAGCGCTCCCTGGTGGTGGTGGACCTGCCGGCCCCCGGACGATCCGGCGATGGCAGGTGCCGCGGGCTGTGCTCGG encodes the following:
- the LOC123173685 gene encoding non-specific lipid-transfer protein 4.3-like, with the translated sequence MARGAATQLVLVAMVAAMLLIATDAAISCGQVSPALSPCISYARGNGANPPAACCSGVRSLAGAARSTADKQAACKCIKSAAGGLNAGKAAGIPSKCGVSVPYAISATVDCSKIR